Genomic window (Lynx canadensis isolate LIC74 chromosome A1, mLynCan4.pri.v2, whole genome shotgun sequence):
GACTGTCTTTTGTATAACCAGGCACGGGCATGAAATTTGTTTGACTTTGCTTGCCTTCCTCTCCCACAGAGTATCTCCCATATTCATGTTGCACTTTGTGGAAGGCTTGCCACGAAATGACTTGCAGCGCTATTCATTCCATTTTGAAGGCTGTCTTTATCAAATAACTTCTGTAATTCAGTACCAAgcaaataatcattttataacATGGATTTTAGATGCTGACGGTAAGTGTttaaacctttttcttttatgataatAGGCGTAGAGGCTAAAttctcgatttttttttttaaaaagacagacttTGTCTTGACTCCTTTCCCTCTCACTTCTTGCCCTTGCCTTTAAttcttctgccccctcctctctgtcaCTCTGGTTTAGAATCactcctgtcttctgctgctttTGTATGGGGGTACATGTGCTTATGCGTATTTCTTTTCTAGGTGAAGAACGGGATCATATACTATTGTTAGTTTACAATTTGCTTTTTTCCACTATGTTTGCTTTTATTCCATGAGTAATAGGTGGTCAGTACAGATAAGTGAATGGTGCCAGTTCTGATTTCTTAGATATGTAACatgtacttcttttaaaaagagagtgcATCGTACTGAAAGGTTTTTaactgagaataaaaaaattttgcttaGTTTACAATTGTTAGTCATAAAGAAAACATCTATTTCTAAGACTATTGGACATTACAGATCATGTAGCCTTCTCTACCCATGAAATAGAGTATCTGAACTCTATAATTTGCTAATAGCTATGGTCAAGGTAAAgcctttatgtatgtatgtatgtatgtatttacttatttatttattttaacgtttatttatttgagagagagagagagagtcagagagtgagcaggagaggggtagagagagagggagaccgagaatccgaagcaggctccaggctccgcagggctcgaactcacgagctgagccgcaagatcatgaccggagctgaagtcagacacttaacctactgagccacccaggtgccccgtaaagcctttatttaaatagttaaacttttcaaaagaagattaAATAGTACAGCCCATGAACTTTGCTAGGTTTTTCCTAACATTTATCTAATATGGTTTAATATTGAGTGTGTTTCTCTCACAGTGTTCACTTTGTCTTAAACAAGATAACGCAGCCACTTAAAGTGTTGTATCAGGCTGTTGGTAAGGGGtctttttgatattttctgtttttccattttctattatttggacACTTCTCATAGCTGATATTTTCCTCTTTGGGTGGTTTGGGTGGATGGCACAATAATGTGTTATAAAAGCACTTTGCAAGCCAAAACTCACATTATAAATAAGATCACCTTAAAATTTTACTCTGCTTCAGCATTTGGAGGGAAGTGGTTCTCAATAACataaacaaactggaaaaaaaattaattttttactgCATTCCAGGGAATCTGAAATCCTCTTCAGTAGGTTACATGGTTATATGGTttccaacatataaaaatcaaatggTTACCTTATAAAAAAGGTCATGGCTCCTCCCTCGAGCATTGAATCAGTCCCTGGGGATTAGGTCCAAATGTTAACCAAGTAATTCTAATGTGCATGTATGGTAGAGAACCACTGACATAAACAGACAACAGAGTCTCAGAAGTTTTAATGGGTATAGAAATAGTAGGTTCAGGTGGTTTATAAGGATATATCCACATAAACTTAGTGAAtggttttgttgggtttttttttgtgtgtgtctacaGGGTCTTAACCTCTTCCCTTGTCCTAcctacatgatttcatttttgctCGACAAATGAGAGAATAGaagctcagaaataaaacaactaaACACATGAAAGCTCTAAAGTTTTcgtttttttaatcagaaaaaaaaattaagaattcaaaCAAATGTTGGTACTTGAGGTAACAGACTTCATGAAAATTCACAGATATGGAAAAAAtcccccttgttttttttttttaatgtttatttatttttgagagagagagagagagagacagagcacgagcaggggagtggcagaaagagaggaagacacagaatccgaaacaggctccaggctctgggctgtcagcacagagcccaatgcagggctcaaacccacacaccacgagatcatgacctgagccaaagtcagaagcttaactgactgagccacccaggcgcctcagaaaaaatccattttctgaTGTTGTTGGATAAATTGGGCGATATATACTGTGTTCCAAGTcacaaaagttaaatatttagaCTTCTGTCTTGATTTTTGTGGGCAATTTAGGGAAGAGTAAACActatctcagtttttaaaatttctggatGTTAGTCCGTAACTTTAATTGTCCAAATAAAGACTTAAACCTTTGGCAGAAGGAAATGGTGACAACGATAAGGCCATGTTCTCAAGTGTTCTCCTTTGATGGATATTCAGGGATACAGCAGTTAAAATGGCCAGAAGAAAATTAACCTAGCTGGTGCGTTTTGAATGTCTAACCTCATTTATTTAACTTCCTTCTCCCCCAGGAACTTGGCTGGAATGTGATGACCTAAAAGGCCTATGTTCTGAAAGGCGTGAGAAATTTGAAGTTCTTGCTTCAGAGATCCATATTGTTATCTGGGAAAGAAGAACATCTGCGGTGACAGATAAAACATCTGCCTGCCTTCCACTTAAAAAGACTGGCGATGAGCATGCTTTTGGTGATGAGGAACAAGCCTCTCCGGCATGGTGTTCTGTGGGTGATGCTGCCTCCGCCGAGCTGTCCTCAGGAACTCTCCCCACCAGTGTGTCATTTGCTCCTAATACTCTTTCGCAGGGTCAGGCTGTAGCTCACGGACATCATTTACTTTCCGGTCCAGAAGGTTTGGGGGACGACAATATTTTATCTTTGACACTTGAAGAAATACAGGTTAACTCTGAAAGTTTCCCGTTTGAAAATAAACCTGTGGCGGAGAATGCAAGAGTTGGCAAAACAAAGGCTTTGCAATCACAGGAGTCACTACTGGCTTCTTTAGTATCTGCTCCATGTGTTGGAAACCTGACTCAAGACCAATTCATGGATTTAAAGCTTCCGTCTCAAACCGTAAATGCAAGCGTGCGATTTGCACCGCCGAATGCCGAAGACACGGGGATTGCTGCACCCGTGAATAATATCCCCGCTACTGATCCTGTACACGGTGGGCAGCAGGAAGTTGAGGGCACAGTGGCCCACGAGAAGGACACTCCATTGACACGGTTTCCTTCACCAAAGACTGAGAAACGAAAACCCGAACAACAGGTTACATCTCAGGTACCTAATTTGACGAAAAACGAAACGGCAGCATTTTCTAAACCTGTAACAGCAAAGCCACTGCAGAATCCATCTCTGAAAGACGCTCCGAAGAAACCATTTGTAGGAAGTTGGGTTAAAGGCTTATTAAGCAAAGGTGCTTCTTTTATGCCACCTTGTGTTTCGGCTCGTAATAGGAACACCGTAACTGATTTGCAGCCTTCGGTCAAGGGGGCAAGTAATTTTGGTGGCTTTAAAACTAAAGGTGTGAACCAAAAGGCTACCCGGGCATCCAGGAAAGCTAATAGGTGTGCAAGGAAGCCTCCTACGGTTAGCACCCCGCCACCAAGTCATCCACTGCCTGGTGGCACGACTTCTCGTGTTCATGCTAATGTTACTGCTGATTCAGATGTTCTGAAGAAATGTGAAAACGCCCCCTACGGAGCTCACCGCAGTCACAGTTCCTGTGTCAAAGAACATGGTGTTTCTTCTGCAAACCATGGAGACTCAGTTGAGGGTCAGATTCATAAACTTCGTCTCAAACTTCTTAAAAAACTTAaggcaaagaagaagaaattagctGCTCTTATGTCTTCCCCCCAAAACGGAGCGCTTCCAAGTGAAAATTTAGAACACGTGTCCCATTGTGGGTCTCCAAACGATTGTGACTCGATAGAAGACTTGTTAAAAGAACTACAGTATCAGATCGATACCGCTGAGAATGGATGCACCGCGGTTCCATACAGTGGTCAAAGTCATGAAGAAATTTTGGCAGAACTGTTGTCTCCTACAGCTGTTGTCTCAACAGAGCACTCGGCAAATGGGGAGGCTGATTTCAGGTATTTAGAAATGGGAGATGACCACGTCACAGCACCAGTGCCTACTGAGTTAGACGACATTCCCCAAAATACACACCTGAGACAGGACCATAATTACTGCAGCCCCACCAAGAAGAATCCGTGCGAAGTTCAGCCAGACTCACCGACAAATAATGCCTGCGTTAGGACATTGAACTTGGAAAGTTCCATGAAGACTGATATTTTTGATGAGTTTTTTTCCACTTCGACATTAAATTCTTTAGCAAATGACACATTAGACTTACCTCATTTTGATGAATATCTGTTTGAGAGTTGTTGATTGCATGCTGTCTTCTTTTAGTTGAATATTTATTATGGCTCTTGGAAAACTTCATATGTTATTAAGTAGTATTTATACACTGGCCTTGTCATGAACAAAATGTAAGCTACGCGAGGTTTTACCTTTGGTTCTACCCACAAAGCATGTAAtctgttttacaaattaaaatgatcaGGAATTGGTTTTCcttgtttgcttcattttgtaTTGTAGGAGAGTgagtttttcaaatgttaaaaatgataCAGAGGAGTGTCTAGTTTCTGGCAGTTTTTACATTTGGGTACATtaaatttctacattttaattttcgGTTACAGTGGTTCAGGAGAAACACTAGTTTGTACAAACTTAAGTCATTGTACATGGGATATGAATGTGTGACTGGTAATCGTTCTATGGTCATAGATCCTACGCCTGTTTCTTATACCAGTCAAGTGCTGTGGAATGTAAACCTCCCCCAAAGAACTTTCCTTCTCTACTTAGTAAGGATGGCAGGAACCTTGTTACTAGAACTTTAAGTAACGTTACATGATCAATAAATGATCTCTAACaggaaaataatctatttttgtgTTATATGCAAAGAGGCCACATGATCATAAATCTCATATTTTTCCCACACATTTATTTCCGCAAGCAAATTTGGACGCCATCCAACAGTTGTTCTAGGGAGAAAGTAATAACCAAGTGCTTATAAAGCTTGCTGTATGTTAACGTTCTGTTTTGTATGAAACACTAATTCATTGAAATCCcaacatttctggggcacctgagtggctcagtcgggtgaacGTCagatcttgatcttggctcaggatgtgatctcacagtttgtgagttcaggccccacgatgggctctatgctggtggcatggagcctgcttgggattcgg
Coding sequences:
- the USPL1 gene encoding SUMO-specific isopeptidase USPL1 isoform X2 — its product is MAAEEAPTTVDVPGTGGISPHNEGCTSELEMLLESKCTSLCQSSYVQWKNANALCWLDCILSALVHLEGLKNTVTDLCSNEESVFWRLFTKYNQASKLLHTSQLEGVKDGDCKKLPSEVFAKIETCLNEVRDEIFIRLQPQLRCTLGDMESPVFALPLLLKMEPLIEKLFMYSFSWNFECSQCGHKYQSRYMKNLVTFTNVIPEWHPLNAAHFGPCNNCRNKSQIRKMVLEKVSPIFMLHFVEGLPRNDLQRYSFHFEGCLYQITSVIQYQANNHFITWILDADGTWLECDDLKGLCSERREKFEVLASEIHIVIWERRTSAVTDKTSACLPLKKTGDEHAFGDEEQASPAWCSVGDAASAELSSGTLPTSVSFAPNTLSQGQAVAHGHHLLSGPEGLGDDNILSLTLEEIQVNSESFPFENKPVAENARVGKTKALQSQESLLASLVSAPCVGNLTQDQFMDLKLPSQTVNASVRFAPPNAEDTGIAAPVNNIPATDPVHGGQQEVEGTVAHEKDTPLTRFPSPKTEKRKPEQQVTSQVPNLTKNETAAFSKPVTAKPLQNPSLKDAPKKPFVGSWVKGLLSKGASFMPPCVSARNRNTVTDLQPSVKGASNFGGFKTKGVNQKATRASRKANRCARKPPTVSTPPPSHPLPGGTTSRVHANVTADSDVLKKCENAPYGAHRSHSSCVKEHGVSSANHGDSVEGQIHKLRLKLLKKLKAKKKKLAALMSSPQNGALPSENLEHVSHCGSPNDCDSIEDLLKELQYQIDTAENGCTAVPYSGQSHEEILAELLSPTAVVSTEHSANGEADFRYLEMGDDHVTAPVPTELDDIPQNTHLRQDHNYCSPTKKNPCEVQPDSPTNNACVRTLNLESSMKTDIFDEFFSTSTLNSLANDTLDLPHFDEYLFESC
- the USPL1 gene encoding SUMO-specific isopeptidase USPL1 isoform X1; translation: MMDSPKIGNGLPVIGPGTDIGISSLHMVGYLGKNYDSAKVPSDGYCPACREKGKLKALKTYRISFQESVFLCEDLQCIYPLGSKSLNNLISPDLEDYHTPNKSQKRKFLETSYKDSPLLANAKKTKNHTVTDGEQGLNSKRDGEAYGETSSSLPDSPHSGPQRPDRTVGSLEQNESLEADVIDMAAEEAPTTVDVPGTGGISPHNEGCTSELEMLLESKCTSLCQSSYVQWKNANALCWLDCILSALVHLEGLKNTVTDLCSNEESVFWRLFTKYNQASKLLHTSQLEGVKDGDCKKLPSEVFAKIETCLNEVRDEIFIRLQPQLRCTLGDMESPVFALPLLLKMEPLIEKLFMYSFSWNFECSQCGHKYQSRYMKNLVTFTNVIPEWHPLNAAHFGPCNNCRNKSQIRKMVLEKVSPIFMLHFVEGLPRNDLQRYSFHFEGCLYQITSVIQYQANNHFITWILDADGTWLECDDLKGLCSERREKFEVLASEIHIVIWERRTSAVTDKTSACLPLKKTGDEHAFGDEEQASPAWCSVGDAASAELSSGTLPTSVSFAPNTLSQGQAVAHGHHLLSGPEGLGDDNILSLTLEEIQVNSESFPFENKPVAENARVGKTKALQSQESLLASLVSAPCVGNLTQDQFMDLKLPSQTVNASVRFAPPNAEDTGIAAPVNNIPATDPVHGGQQEVEGTVAHEKDTPLTRFPSPKTEKRKPEQQVTSQVPNLTKNETAAFSKPVTAKPLQNPSLKDAPKKPFVGSWVKGLLSKGASFMPPCVSARNRNTVTDLQPSVKGASNFGGFKTKGVNQKATRASRKANRCARKPPTVSTPPPSHPLPGGTTSRVHANVTADSDVLKKCENAPYGAHRSHSSCVKEHGVSSANHGDSVEGQIHKLRLKLLKKLKAKKKKLAALMSSPQNGALPSENLEHVSHCGSPNDCDSIEDLLKELQYQIDTAENGCTAVPYSGQSHEEILAELLSPTAVVSTEHSANGEADFRYLEMGDDHVTAPVPTELDDIPQNTHLRQDHNYCSPTKKNPCEVQPDSPTNNACVRTLNLESSMKTDIFDEFFSTSTLNSLANDTLDLPHFDEYLFESC